The window GGCTGCGCCTGCAAGCGGTGCAAAGCCGGCAAGCGCTTACGGCCCCGGCGCCACCCGCTTCCTCAAGGGGGAGCAGGAGCTGTGTGTGGTCCTGCGCGCTGTCGTGGCACAAAAATCGCACGTCTACTCCTTCGGCAAGGCCGAGACAGTGCACGtgttgccgccgcttccgcggcgcagcgccgacagGGACAACAGCAAGGCACTACTGCGGAAGCAGACAATGCAGAAAatggaggagctcgagcgCATCGCCGCCGGCCCATCGAATCCGCTATTCAAACTCCTTTGTGGCAGTACCAAGCTGTGTGGGGGGGCGAAGATAGAGGCGGACCAGTGGAAAGCTGCCTTGCTCGATCGGGCTcgccgtgccgccgccgccatgcgTCAGCACCGCCCAGTCATGGTGAATGAGCATAACATGCCGGTCGTAGATGACTATGGCGACCTTGTCGTGGCTTTTCTTCTGAGCGGCAACGCGTCGGAGCTGAGCGGATCGGTGCCGGACATgatggagctggaggcgctgcggtaccgcatcttctctctccgtgggTACAGCGTGAATGACCCAGCGGGAATGCAAGCGGTGAGGGAGGCCGCCGCAGTAGGTGGAGCATCCACTGCCGATCgggcgcgcctgcagcaggATTCTGCCTCCTTCACCGCGTTCCAGACGTCGGTCTCaccacacccacccgccGGGGAGACATCATTCGGTGCGACGTGTGCGTCGCCGCGCGGCTCCATAATGGGGGTACAGCGGCGACCCAGCTTCTTCgaggctgcgctgcgcccaTCGGATCCGCTGGCGGACTTGGCCAACGGCGAcggtgggagggggcgctACCTCACCGAGTTCGATATACAGCAGCTAcagaagaagcagcagcagcaggtgcagccgcaggacaTGCAGGCGTTGATCCAGCGGCGCTACCCGATCTACCGCGCTTCAAGCGTCGCGGAGAGCACTCTGCAGGACTTCTTCGCTGAAGCAAAGGCGacagtcgctgcagcgcatcagcggggacggcggcgcggtggcgccaaGCCATCCAAcggccaccgcagcaccagcggtggcCGCTCGTCGTCACATAGCTCGTTATTAGATCATCTTGCgcgacacacacatgccgatgcggcggcggccgcgctgcaggACGTGGAGCGTGATCTACTGCGGTTCCGCCCCATGAACCTTAACAGCTTCCACCGCGAGCTCACGGACGCCGTGCAGTGCGCGCTGGATCTGCAAATTTGGCAGGGCAAGGAAAACGTACTACAGGCGTTCCACATGTagcgtgtctgcgtgccgctgccggtctTCAGCCCATAGAAGGAATGCCCGACGTTTTTTCCCTTGCATATTGTCTCCCGCTGTTACTTGAtctgtcttcctcctctgttccccctcttccttcgccCTTGCATTGCCGCCGTCCACGAcgcttcctcgctctctacCAGCGACTGTCAGCTGTCTCGGATATCAGGTATGTGCCTACAGGCATGTGCATTGCTGGTGAAGGTGTTTTAGCCACGCCCaacgcgctctctctttcgttctcGCCACTGACACGGGCGCTTAGATCACCATAGACGCGTCGAAACAACAAGAAGAACAGTGAGAGGAGAAGCAATGGGCTCACTACCCCTCCATGGAAATCAAGCGTGGACGCCGGACAATGCCCACCCACTGTGGTGCACTTCTCGcactctctgcctctttATGCGGATGTCGCACCACTGAGCGATTATGCGCGCTTGAAGTCTGTCATGTCGTTAGACCACCTCCGAGTCAATGTCGGCTGGGCaggggagaagcagcagtgggaacaagaggagagaggtggtaGCGGCGAAAGGGGGGATGGCGGTTATGATCAGTACGCGCCTCCGCAACAAGGCAAAACTCGCGCAGGGTGCCCCGCGGAGAAACGCACGTACTGGCGACACGATGTgcatctccctccctcctctctctctcgtcggATGCATCCCATGAAGAGTCACTGTCGCCACTGCACCGGCACAGGCGCGCACACCaggtctctctctgctccaTGGTCTTCAtcatcgccttcttcccTACTCACTCTCCACCCACCGTCTCCCGAACCACCACAACTGCATCTATCTTGACCACCCCATATCGACAACGCCTCTTTACCTTGCTGATGCTTTCCACTAGACCATTTTGCATAGTGCTGTTACGAGAAACCATGTCACGCCTCACCATGAGGCGCTTTGTGCTGCAGAACATCATCGCTGTGGCAGCGCGCTGCCCCTCCACCACTGTCGcttcggcggtggtggcagtcaTGGCGGGCGACACGGAGCCTGCTTCAACCACTGCTGCCTCGTCCTCCTTCTCGGCAGTAAGTtggctgcagcgcatgcTCGTTAAGAAACACGCGAGTTCGACATCGACATCCTCTTCACACTTTGCGCTCGTCACGGCGGCAGAGATGGAGTGGAtccggcggcgccgtcgagAAGATGCCGAGGAGAGCCGCATCGTCCTCGCCACATGTCCGAGTCGCTCCATGCTGCGCGGCattggcggcggcgttctCAACACGGTTGTTGGGTTTGTTGTCTCGCCGCTTGTCTTCCTTGCCATTACCCTAGAGCGTATGCGACTGGGCAGCAGCGTGAGTGCGCTGTGCACAGCACCGTGCTACGGTctggtgtggggaggcctcttcctcgcctgcGCTCAGTacgcggcggtgcagcaggtggccCTCAGCTCCTACTACAGCTGCGTGGCGGCGCCCCTGTACTACTGCGTGAACCGGCGACCCATGGCGGGTGTTGCCGCGTCGGCGTCGATTTctgcgccacgcgcgcgcgcgtggaTGTGGAACGggctcagctgctgcttcgagGTACCACAAGGGATGCCGAATGCCCGCCATCCGCTCCTACAGCTCTACGACGACCCGTCAGTGTTGCGCGAGCGTGCCATGAAGCGTGCTTCCCGTCGCGACAGGGACAAGATCAAGAGCAACGCCAAGTATAGCGGCAAAGACAAGATGAGCGGCGTAGGCGGCGTCGCCGATGACGACTACTACGGCCTGCTTGGCGTGCCGACAGATGCCACACAGCGGCAGATCAAGGCGGCCTACAATCAGAAGGTGCTTCACCTCCACCCAGACCGCAACCCGAGCCCAGATGCTGGCCAGCAGTTTGACCGCGTTACGAAGGCCTACCGCGTCTTGTCAAACCAGCAGAAGCGGAGGAAGTTTGACCTCGGCGGCGCAAAGGGCGTCGACGACACCGGCTCTAAGAAGCGCGAGGCCGTCCGTGCCCTTTtcggcggcgaagaggtaCGCCGCGTGGCTGGGGACGTGTTCATCAGCGCCTTCTCGCAGCGCGTGATTGACGGTCTCGACTACACCAGCGAAGAACTCGCGGTACTGCGCCAGCGCATGTATGAGCAGTGCAGGGATGAGCTGCTGAAGAGTTACCTAGTGCACtacgacgcagcagcgacaacatCAGAaacagcggcggccggcaGGAAGGCGGCGGATGCGACGAAGAGTAGCGGTAACTGCGGGGGCCCGTGGAAGGATGGCGCGCTTGCCACTCAGCTGCGCAAGATACTCAGCACCGGACTTGCAAAAGAGGTGCTGCACACAATTGGCCATGAGTACAAGCGAGCCATTGCGTACCACGACATGGAGAGGACGcgactcagcagcagcggcgagacTGGAGCGTCGAACAGAGGCGCGTCACCGTCGCTCCTCAGCGATGTAGCTGCGGGCTGCTCGAAAAGCGTCTCTCTCCCGAACCTCATGGCGGCTCGCGCACAATTCTACTTAAAGACAGTCGGTCCGCACCGCtggcaggtgcagcggcagaagtTCAGGCATCTTTCCGCGGTGCGTAGCCGTACCTTCAAGGACTCTGAGGCCATGGTAGATCTGGCGTGGTACACGTCTGTAGAAGAGCTGGAGGCGACAGCGAGCACCGTCGCTCTCGCGCTTCTATACGACCCGAAGCTGCCGGCGGCCGAGGCCGCACGCCGGCGGGATGCGTTGGAGGCGCTGGCAGACACCTTCATTCTTTACGGCCAGCCGTACAAGGGTGCGAATCAAGCAACCATGAACCAACTAATGAGCTCGATGCGCGCgtatcagcagcagcagcagcgcgagaagGACACGCAGTAGTGCGCCTTCTTTCTCCTCAGTGCCTCTGTCGTCGTACACTTCACAAAATCGCGGAGCTCAAGGGAGGTacggcgagggggggggggagtaggtgtgcgtgtgacaGAGAGGGGTGAAGTGAGACGAAGTGGAACGCGCTCGCCGGGGCACCGATCTCGGAAAAGAGGTCCCCAGCTCAGCATTCATTAACTGATTCAtttgtctctctcgccctctcccctcttggCTGCTTCTTATGCCGCTCTTACGTGTGCATCGGACTGCACGTCTTGCCGACGTCCAGTGCGCGCACATCCGCACCTCTTCACGTACGTGGCATAACAGACAGACGCAAAAGCGACGGCTAAAACCAGCAACGAAAGAAAACCTACCAGCTAAGCGTTTCGTCACAACGAGGAACACCGACAGAGCCGTGAGAGTCAAGTGCGAGAAGCACGCGAGGCATGAGCAAAGGGGGAacggcaccgccgcgtcagcgcggctgcttcgtatctcccctcgctctcttcccccaaACCACCAAGCTGTCTACTTGATGCGCGCACGACAGAAGTGCTCGGCCTTGCTTATGGATGGAGGTGTGCAATGTCGGATGACAGGTAGAAGAGCGGCACACTTGTCTTCGGCCTCGAAGCCTTCTCTCAAGACCTtcccacctctcctccctcctcccattGACTGCCTTCATGGTCTGTgccactccctctcttcctacTTCACGCGCACAGGTATACTAGTGCACACATGCAGTGCACAGTGGGCGCaacgcctgctgctgctgctgctagtGGTCTTCCATCCCTGTCGTTTGGGGTGCCTCCAATCGGGATCGGCACTTATGAACTTCGCGGAGACGCCTGCGTGAACGCCGTACGGGCCTCTCTCCAAATGGGCTACCGTCTCATCgacaccgcggcggcgtacCGCAACGAGGAGCTCGTTGGAGAAGGCATTGCCAGCAGTGGCGTGCCGCGAGCAGACCTCTTCGTTGTGGTGAAGATAGCAATGAAGAGCATGGGGGCTGACGAAACGGTGCGACAGGGAGTCCTCGACAGCATTCGAAAGCTCCGCATCGGCTACATTGACTGCGTGCTCATGCACTGGCCGGGGTGCGGCGGACTAAAACCACAAGACGCAGCAGGCAATCAAGCGGCCCGCGCGCGGTGCTGGCGCATCATGCACGAGCTGCAGAAACAGGGAAAAGTGCGCTACTGCGGCGTGTCGAACTTTCTGCCGCGGCACTTCAAGGAGCTGAACTGTTtcaacgacagcgacgacggccaGCATACTGAGTCTGAGGctctcgctgcagcggcgcaacTGCGCGTGCTAAGCACGAGCgaaaggaaggaagaagacGGCGTGCACAGGCATtacagtggcagcagcggtggctgccCATCCTCGTCTTCTGCGCCAGCACTGCCTTCCACATCGTCAGAGCTGTGTTTGCCGCCTATCCTTAATCAGATTGAACTGCACCCCCTGTGCATTCAGCGCGACGTCGACATGTACTGTCGCAGGCTTCATGGCATGCTGTTGCAGCAGTACTCCCCCCTTGGCAAGGGTGACGTACGCCTCTTGCAGCACCCGGGACTGCTTAAGGTGCACGCACAGTGCTTTCCGAGCCAATGTGGTGGCAATCATGCGTCAGCACCAGTGCCAGGGGCATCGCCTGAGGCTGCCAAGTCCTACTCCGTCGTGGACATGATACTCATGTGGGGCCTAGCACAAGGCTACTGCGTGCTGGTTCGGAGCCACAGGCTGGACCACCTCCGCGCCAACTTAGATGCCGCTCGCGACTACTTCGCCTCTGTGAAAGCAGTCGCGAAGGAAATGGGCaacagtggcggcggcagcgctgatgAATCCATGGCTTCGGCTAGCACGGCACGCGCGCTACTGACGGCAGAGCAGCTCAATGTTATTCAGCATCTCCGTGTGCACATTGGCGTCGAGGACGATCAAGACATGCATCTGTGCTGGTACAGCTCTCAAATCGCTTGATGCGCTGCCCTCTCGGCGTTGCGGCACAGTGACGCTCACAAGAAGCTTTGAGCGAGATGGAGGGGGTAGTGTCGAGCTGGCATCCACCCCCTAccgttgccgctgcgtaTTCCTagtccttctccctccccttcatAATCGCCCTCGGCGACGATGACTCTGCGGATCTCTCGATatcacccacacccacataaGCACATTCACATACACTCAGAAATGCTTACAACCATGTCTGACTGGCTTTCCGTTTGGCCTTGCGTGCATCCGGTCTCATCTTGCCTTTGGCGCCTTcatcagctgctcctcccctACCTCACAGTGCCACCTCACGCGGGGCTTCACAGGAGGCCCTTCCGTCTTTAACATTGCGGATCTGCAAGGGAACGGTACAGCTCCATTCCTTCTCCCGTCACTTCCCTCGAATAACCCTCcccggtctctctctctctctctcttcgcttcaTCCTGCCTCACCTTCCTACCTTATTTGCCGCCCTTTCCACCTGCGTGCGACGCTCTGCAGTGATCGAGATCAACTGTGCagttccccctccccctccccgctccaCCCGCTTTCTCCTCACCCGAGTGCAGTGCACACCCGCAGAGACCCATCACACTTTTACGCCTGCCACACGCCACAGGTTTGCGTTGCACGCTCCCTCGCGCTCCCGTGCGTTACTCGGCCCCTCACCCGTACCCCTGCCTTCGCGTCTTCCCCGGCTACTGCCCGCATGTCATCCAcaggcatcagcagcacaaATGGCGTCACCTCGACAGCGGTCTCAGACACAAGTGGGTCCTTTGCAGCGCCGCTCGATGGCGCGAGCAACACGACAAACATGCTCACCACCGATGCCATCATCCGCGAGTGTATTAAGCAGGGCTTTTATCGCAACCCCATCTGTAACGAGAAGCTGTACTTACACAATCGCGGCTACGACAGCATTGCCTCCACCGCCTTCGAACCCTACACGGATGTGAAAGTGCTTTGGCTGGAGGGGAATGGGTTCTCAGTGCTGCCGTGCGGCAAGGGCTACACGCAGGTGCGTCCGCCGGTGCGCGTGGACCCGTTTGCCGCGGAACTGGAAGTGGCCGAGGCCGAGcgggccgcagcggcggcagtgctgtcCAAGTGTTCGGGGCAGCATGTAGACCCCAACACCGAGGCGATAAGCCATCCAGACTCACCCTCACAAAATGGCGTTGCTCAGAAAGAGCCTTCTCTTCCGTTGGCAACCGATGTGCCGCCGAACGACCGTGACGTCTTCAGCTCCCTCTACCCAACTGTTCGCCAGCTGTACCTACACAACAACCTCTTTCGGTTCATGCCGGACCTCTCTCGGTTTGAAAGACTAGACGCTGTGAACCTGTCGGGCAACTTCTTCACCACGGTAGAGCCGCACTGTGTCTACTACGACGCCGCGGTGCGCGGGCGCCATGCCAGCGAAGTGGTAGACGGCGTGGCACCGACGTCGACAATCGTCTCCGGCGCACGTCACTCGCCGTCCCAAAGTGTGCAGTGCGAGCAGGAACAGTCGTGTCAGCAGCTGCCACATGGCCCTCACAGCACAAACGAGACTGCACCCTCCGTGGATCTGGCCGTGGTCACCTCGTCAGACGACgcgaagcggcagcgggccGGGCAGATGGCGCGCTGCCGTCACGTTGCAGACGTCTTCTCAGTCTTCTGTAAACACAGTCCACTGCCcgagagcgaggaggcgaaggatgTAAGGGGTGAGGGGCACCAGGGCAGAGTCTCATCGCCGCTTCTCAAGCAGTCGCTACCGCTGGCACCCGAGTACCGCAACCCGTGCAGCTCGCTGCGTAGTCTCAACCTCGCTGGCAACCGCATCGAGAGCTTCGAGGAGTGCCTCGGGTTGCTCTGCTACCActcgctggcggtgctggaccTCAGCCACAACCACATCGCAGACGgtgaagcactgctgctgatcCTCGA is drawn from Leishmania braziliensis MHOM/BR/75/M2904 complete genome, chromosome 26 and contains these coding sequences:
- a CDS encoding putative aldo/keto reductase, which codes for MQCTVGATPAAAAASGLPSLSFGVPPIGIGTYELRGDACVNAVRASLQMGYRLIDTAAAYRNEELVGEGIASSGVPRADLFVVVKIAMKSMGADETVRQGVLDSIRKLRIGYIDCVLMHWPGCGGLKPQDAAGNQAARARCWRIMHELQKQGKVRYCGVSNFLPRHFKELNCFNDSDDGQHTESEALAAAAQLRVLSTSERKEEDGVHRHYSGSSGGCPSSSSAPALPSTSSELCLPPILNQIELHPLCIQRDVDMYCRRLHGMLLQQYSPLGKGDVRLLQHPGLLKVHAQCFPSQCGGNHASAPVPGASPEAAKSYSVVDMILMWGLAQGYCVLVRSHRLDHLRANLDAARDYFASVKAVAKEMGNSGGGSADESMASASTARALLTAEQLNVIQHLRVHIGVEDDQDMHLCWYSSQIA